GGAGAAGAAGTGGGTGCCGACGACCGCCTCCGGCCGCTCGGTGACCGCCGCGATCTGGGTGACCGGGATGGCGGAGGTGTTGGTGGCCAGCACCGCGTCGGCCCGGCAGAGCTTGTCCAGCGCGCGGAAGACCTCGTGCTTGATCTCCAGCCGCTCGAAGACCGCCTCCACCACGATGTCGGCCTCGGCGACCGCCTCCAGGTCGGTGGTCGGGGTGATCCGGGCCAGCGTCGCCTCGACCTCGGCCGCCTCGATCCGGCCCTTCTCGGCGAACTTCGTGAGCGACCTGCGGATGCCCTCGACACCCCGCCCGGTGGCCGCGTCGTCCAGGTCGCGCAACGTCACCTGCCAGCCCGCCTGCGCCGCCACCTGGGCGATCCCGGATCCCATCAGCCCGGCTCCGACGACCGCGAGTCGACCCGCCATCTGCTTCTCCCTCGCCTGTGTGGATGTCTGCCTGCACCCTAGTCGGCGAGTCCGGGCCCCGGTCGGCGAGCCTGAACGACGGTTCAGGACCGGTCAGATCTCCAGGGCGGGTTCCTCGGCGGTGCGTCCCCGCGTCACCTCGACCCCGAGCGCCCGCAGGTCGGCCACGAAGTCCGGGTACCCCCGGTCGACGTGGTGGACGTGGGAGACCTCGGTGGCCCCCTGGGCGCAGAGCCCGGCGATGATCAGGCCGGCGCCGGCCCGGATGTCGGTGGCCCGCACCGGCGCGCCGGAGAGCTGGTCGCGGCCCCGTACCACGGCGTGGTGGCCGTCGGTCTTGATGTCCGCGCCGAGCCGCATCATCTCGTTGGCGAACATGAACCGGCCGTCGAAGATGTTC
Above is a window of Micromonospora yangpuensis DNA encoding:
- a CDS encoding 3-hydroxyacyl-CoA dehydrogenase family protein, with the translated sequence MAGRLAVVGAGLMGSGIAQVAAQAGWQVTLRDLDDAATGRGVEGIRRSLTKFAEKGRIEAAEVEATLARITPTTDLEAVAEADIVVEAVFERLEIKHEVFRALDKLCRADAVLATNTSAIPVTQIAAVTERPEAVVGTHFFSPVPMMQLCELVRGYKTSDATLATVREFAEGIGKTVVVVNRDIAGFVTTRLISALVVEAVKLVESGVVSAEDLDTACRLGFGHAMGPLATTDLTGVDVLLHASQNIYADTADEKFFPPELLQRMATAGDLGRKTGKGFYTY